A stretch of Myxococcus hansupus DNA encodes these proteins:
- a CDS encoding fatty acyl-AMP ligase: protein MKGPALPASRHPTVNAALAATARSSPLGLTFVDAAEREVTMPWSEVYARAKRTAAGLGRLGVSEGDRVALLLPTSPAFMDAFFGTLLAGAVPVPLYPPVRLGRLEEYHRSTSRMLQVTGAVMVLTDAKVRLLLGPSVEKARPRLGCHTVEAVSRGEDTREVAVRPDALGLIQFSSGSTVDPKPVALTHEALLAQVSALELAMPLGDGVPRVGVSWLPLYHDMGLIGCLLSAMYYPGHLVLIPPEVFLARPALWLRALSRHQAYISPAPNFAYGLCLKRVKDEDLGGVDLSAWKHALNGAEPVSSDTLHRFAQRFERWGFSARALRPVYGLSEASLAVTFPPEGRGPRVLGVDAGLLAREGRVEAGSRELVSVGQPVAGFEVEVRGETGEVLLERQVGRVFARGPSLMSGYFADAQATHRVLTPEGWLDTGDLGFLADGELYLTGRAKDVVIIRGANHAPQAFEDPLQGVDGVRTGCAVALGFTPEGGGDEALLILAERAGSEADAGVEERIRTVVVEATGVRPHTVRLLEPGTLPRTSSGKLRRAEALRRFLAEELAPPKRVGPVGLAVEMAKSALAMVRAESDS, encoded by the coding sequence GTGAAAGGCCCCGCGTTGCCCGCGTCGAGACACCCGACGGTGAACGCGGCGCTCGCGGCGACCGCGCGCTCCTCGCCGCTGGGGCTCACCTTCGTGGACGCGGCCGAGCGTGAAGTGACGATGCCCTGGTCGGAGGTGTACGCCCGCGCGAAGCGCACCGCCGCGGGGCTGGGGAGATTGGGCGTGAGCGAAGGGGACCGGGTGGCCTTGCTGCTGCCCACGTCGCCCGCCTTCATGGATGCCTTCTTCGGCACGCTGCTCGCGGGCGCGGTGCCGGTGCCGCTGTACCCGCCGGTGCGGCTGGGGCGGCTGGAGGAGTATCACCGGTCCACCTCACGGATGCTCCAGGTCACCGGCGCGGTGATGGTGCTGACGGACGCCAAGGTGCGGCTGCTCCTGGGCCCGAGCGTGGAGAAGGCGCGTCCCCGGCTGGGCTGTCACACGGTGGAAGCCGTCTCTCGGGGCGAGGACACGCGGGAGGTCGCCGTGCGGCCCGATGCCCTGGGGCTCATTCAGTTTTCGTCTGGCTCCACGGTGGACCCGAAGCCGGTGGCGCTCACGCACGAGGCGCTGCTCGCGCAGGTGTCGGCGCTGGAGCTGGCCATGCCCCTGGGGGACGGCGTGCCGCGCGTGGGCGTGAGCTGGCTGCCGCTGTACCACGACATGGGGCTCATCGGCTGTCTGCTGTCGGCCATGTACTACCCGGGGCACCTGGTGCTGATTCCCCCCGAGGTCTTCCTCGCGAGGCCCGCGCTGTGGCTGCGCGCGTTGTCCCGGCACCAGGCCTACATCTCGCCCGCGCCCAACTTCGCCTATGGGCTGTGCTTGAAGCGGGTGAAGGACGAGGACCTGGGCGGCGTGGACCTGTCCGCCTGGAAGCACGCGCTCAACGGCGCGGAGCCCGTGTCCTCGGACACGCTGCACCGCTTCGCCCAGCGCTTCGAGCGGTGGGGCTTCTCCGCGCGGGCACTTCGTCCGGTGTATGGCCTGTCCGAGGCGTCGCTCGCCGTCACCTTCCCGCCGGAGGGCCGAGGTCCCCGCGTGCTGGGCGTGGACGCGGGCCTGCTCGCGCGCGAGGGGCGGGTCGAGGCGGGCTCGCGTGAGCTGGTGAGCGTGGGCCAGCCCGTGGCGGGCTTCGAGGTGGAGGTGCGCGGCGAGACCGGCGAGGTGCTCCTGGAGCGTCAGGTGGGCCGGGTCTTCGCGCGGGGGCCTTCGCTGATGTCTGGCTATTTCGCGGACGCGCAGGCCACCCACCGGGTGCTGACGCCGGAGGGCTGGTTGGACACGGGAGACCTGGGCTTCCTCGCGGACGGCGAGCTGTACCTCACCGGCCGCGCGAAGGACGTGGTCATCATCCGCGGCGCCAACCACGCGCCACAGGCCTTCGAGGACCCCCTCCAAGGCGTGGACGGCGTGCGCACGGGTTGCGCGGTGGCGTTGGGCTTCACCCCGGAGGGGGGCGGGGACGAGGCGCTGCTCATCCTCGCCGAGCGCGCGGGGTCGGAGGCGGACGCCGGCGTCGAGGAGCGCATCCGCACCGTGGTGGTGGAGGCCACGGGCGTGCGTCCGCACACGGTGCGTCTGTTGGAGCCAGGGACGTTGCCGCGGACCTCGAGCGGCAAGCTGCGCCGCGCCGAGGCCCTGCGGCGGTTCCTCGCGGAAGAGCTGGCGCCGCCCAAGCGCGTGGGCCCGGTGGGGCTCGCCGTGGAGATGGCCAAGAGCGCGCTAGCGATGGTGCGCGCGGAGAGTGATTCGTGA
- a CDS encoding NAD(P)/FAD-dependent oxidoreductase produces MKRYDVAVVGGGPAGLSVAITTTLRGLNTVVLERASAPVDKACGEGLLPAGLAVLERLGVRPLLDDEGSFPFKGVRYVQEDGSTAEGLFPGGGALGVRRVALASALVSRARAVGAELRERTQVLSHQRSGDGVVLHTAEGPVEAAMLVAADGLASPLRHAEGLDVEPVGPRRFGLRRHFQLAPWTPYVEIYFAPGVEAYVTPTGVKRVGLAFLWEDGRVDGRVSFESLLSRFPVLEARLSGAAPDSQPRGAGPLARVSRARIADRFALVGDAAGYVDAITGEGMSLAFVCAEALGNLLPDALARGATRESLAPYEDCFQRVFRKYSWSTGALLMLARRPWLRRPVVRLLGKTPWAFERILHGIVT; encoded by the coding sequence GTGAAGCGGTACGACGTTGCCGTGGTCGGGGGCGGACCCGCTGGGCTCTCGGTGGCCATCACCACCACGCTGCGTGGGTTGAACACCGTGGTGCTGGAGCGCGCCAGCGCGCCCGTGGACAAGGCCTGCGGCGAAGGCTTGCTGCCCGCGGGGCTGGCCGTCCTGGAGCGGCTGGGCGTGCGGCCACTCCTGGATGACGAAGGGAGCTTTCCCTTCAAGGGGGTCCGCTACGTCCAGGAGGACGGCAGCACGGCGGAGGGCCTCTTTCCTGGCGGTGGCGCGCTGGGCGTGCGGCGTGTGGCGTTGGCCTCGGCGCTGGTGTCGCGGGCGCGCGCGGTGGGCGCGGAGCTCCGTGAGCGCACGCAGGTGTTGTCGCACCAGCGCAGCGGTGACGGCGTGGTGCTGCACACGGCCGAAGGCCCCGTGGAGGCCGCGATGTTGGTGGCGGCGGACGGTCTGGCTTCGCCGCTGCGCCACGCCGAAGGGCTGGATGTGGAGCCCGTGGGGCCGCGCCGCTTCGGGCTGCGTCGGCACTTCCAGCTCGCGCCGTGGACGCCCTATGTGGAGATCTACTTCGCGCCGGGTGTGGAGGCGTACGTGACGCCCACGGGCGTGAAGCGCGTGGGGCTGGCCTTTCTGTGGGAAGACGGCCGGGTGGACGGGCGAGTGAGCTTCGAGTCGCTGCTGTCCCGCTTCCCTGTGTTGGAGGCGCGTTTGTCGGGCGCGGCGCCGGACTCCCAGCCACGCGGCGCGGGGCCGCTGGCGCGTGTGTCACGGGCGCGAATCGCGGACCGCTTCGCGCTGGTGGGCGACGCGGCGGGCTACGTGGACGCCATCACGGGCGAAGGCATGTCGCTGGCCTTCGTGTGCGCGGAGGCGTTGGGCAACCTGCTCCCGGATGCGCTCGCCCGAGGCGCTACGCGCGAGTCCCTGGCGCCATACGAGGACTGCTTCCAGCGCGTCTTCCGCAAGTACTCCTGGTCCACGGGCGCGCTGCTCATGCTGGCGCGTCGTCCCTGGCTCCGCCGCCCCGTGGTGCGGCTGCTGGGCAAGACGCCTTGGGCGTTCGAGCGCATCCTGCACGGCATCGTGACGTGA
- a CDS encoding HmuY family protein — protein sequence MRVLPWPWVATGSASSEGELLMKSHAEQVMQRDAGKQGLWVLAAVAMALVLLVNCGSSEEDPTPVPDAGQTDSGTPPADSGTDPVPDSGTDPEPDAGTEPEPDAGTEPEPDAGTEPEPDAGTDPEPACTNAVPCSEQSIDRLNLLTTPSTTEMYEEEAPAGEFHSYVDARAGGLNVNQSYTYARFTQTGLSRVSIDDQSALGAHDWDIAFRRYYIRVNSGTSGPSCVTVARLPEGTRFEDVTSVAEGLSFQKDAWYTETCEFIPDNSGLSGPTMALSGFWSYTGCIKMSGDVYVIRLADGRHVKFEVTSYYDLPVQQHCNANDSLPSGVPSGAAQLRVKWAFLP from the coding sequence GTGCGCGTCCTGCCCTGGCCGTGGGTGGCCACCGGCTCCGCATCCTCCGAGGGAGAGCTGCTGATGAAGAGTCACGCCGAACAAGTGATGCAGAGGGACGCCGGGAAGCAGGGACTTTGGGTGCTGGCCGCCGTGGCCATGGCGCTGGTCCTGCTGGTGAACTGTGGTTCGTCCGAAGAGGACCCCACCCCGGTGCCTGACGCGGGCCAGACGGATTCGGGGACTCCGCCGGCTGACTCGGGCACGGATCCGGTCCCGGACTCTGGAACCGACCCGGAGCCGGACGCTGGCACGGAGCCCGAGCCGGACGCGGGGACGGAGCCTGAGCCGGACGCGGGCACGGAGCCTGAGCCGGACGCGGGGACGGACCCGGAGCCCGCGTGCACCAACGCGGTGCCGTGCAGCGAGCAGAGCATCGACCGGCTGAACCTGCTCACGACGCCGTCGACGACGGAGATGTACGAGGAGGAGGCGCCGGCGGGCGAGTTCCATTCGTACGTCGACGCCCGGGCGGGTGGCCTGAACGTGAACCAGTCCTACACCTACGCTCGCTTCACGCAGACCGGTCTGTCCCGCGTCAGCATCGATGACCAGAGCGCGCTGGGCGCGCATGACTGGGACATCGCCTTCCGCCGTTACTACATCCGGGTGAACAGCGGCACGTCCGGCCCGTCCTGCGTCACCGTGGCGCGGCTGCCCGAGGGCACCCGCTTCGAGGACGTGACGTCCGTGGCCGAGGGCCTGAGCTTCCAGAAGGACGCCTGGTACACCGAGACGTGTGAGTTCATCCCGGACAACTCCGGCCTGTCCGGTCCGACGATGGCGCTCAGCGGCTTCTGGAGCTACACGGGCTGCATCAAGATGTCGGGCGACGTCTACGTCATCCGCCTGGCGGACGGGCGTCACGTGAAGTTCGAGGTGACGTCGTACTACGACCTGCCGGTGCAGCAGCACTGCAACGCGAACGACAGCCTGCCGTCGGGTGTTCCGAGCGGCGCGGCGCAGCTCCGCGTGAAGTGGGCCTTCCTGCCATGA
- a CDS encoding isoprenylcysteine carboxyl methyltransferase family protein — protein MVTFTQAVFLAFMGVLVAERVLELALSKRNAALAFAQGGVETGQKHYRFMVVFHTLFLGACVAEVFLLQRAFPGVWGWVALCGAVLAQGLRYWAIITLGNRWNSRIIVVPKLAPVTGGPYRFLRHPNYVAVVLELACVPLIHGAWWTAVVFTVGNAALLYVRIRAEEAALGEVYAREFSHRPRFIPEVPRG, from the coding sequence ATGGTGACCTTCACGCAGGCCGTGTTCCTGGCCTTCATGGGCGTGCTCGTCGCCGAGCGCGTGTTGGAGTTGGCGCTCTCCAAGCGCAACGCCGCGCTGGCCTTCGCGCAAGGCGGCGTGGAGACGGGGCAGAAGCACTACCGCTTCATGGTGGTGTTCCACACGCTCTTCCTGGGCGCGTGCGTAGCGGAGGTGTTCCTGCTCCAGCGCGCGTTTCCGGGCGTCTGGGGTTGGGTGGCGCTCTGCGGCGCGGTGTTGGCGCAGGGGCTGCGGTACTGGGCCATCATCACCCTGGGGAACCGGTGGAACTCGCGCATCATCGTGGTGCCGAAGCTGGCGCCGGTGACGGGCGGTCCCTATCGCTTCCTGCGCCACCCCAACTACGTCGCGGTGGTGTTGGAGCTGGCGTGTGTGCCGCTCATCCACGGAGCCTGGTGGACGGCGGTGGTCTTCACGGTGGGCAATGCGGCGCTGCTCTACGTACGAATCCGCGCGGAGGAAGCGGCGTTGGGTGAGGTGTACGCGCGGGAGTTCTCTCACCGTCCCCGCTTCATTCCGGAGGTGCCACGTGGTTGA
- a CDS encoding MXAN_6640 family putative metalloprotease codes for MRLRALLLLLPFGCGPVQQAPREPHERHDAFVTWEAGLQAGVRPTSPSSMPPRFDEGEAVESVASPGGRFRIHFSRAGSNAVPPADADGNGVPDAVDTVAAAYDRVADFYESLGFRLPPDDGWVAGDNGGDDRFDVYLVDFGGVADGAFRLDGCLEETSRCTGHMLQENDFAGYNYPSYGEAVDILASHEFFHAVQAAYHPGLGSVASEGTAVWASERYRPALDDLERFTAAYLSRPDRTLVLDPEGPAVSFSYGTSIYFQFLGERFGDEVVRALWEESVVTPSVRWPVLVETVLRRDWGADFNTAFAEFALWNMATGPRRALDAGYARGEGYARLTVAPRTLPVSEPSVRVAVASTRYFEVEGGTPFVTASFTPAEGEASPALHLLVAAVTPTQMLRVARAEGTGTLSAQVAASDASHVIVAVVDGRLEGVGRYGRLCVSGEDSGAPCLDVPPPGPDGGTGGDPDGGADGGTGTDPDGGVDAGTGSDPDGGVDAGTDAGGPSEPAPPRDEGGCSSAPGGLTWAVLLLLVGVFLRR; via the coding sequence ATGAGGCTCCGGGCGCTGCTCCTGCTCCTCCCTTTCGGGTGTGGACCTGTCCAGCAGGCTCCGCGTGAACCGCACGAGCGGCACGATGCGTTCGTGACGTGGGAAGCGGGACTGCAAGCGGGAGTGCGCCCCACCTCGCCCTCGTCGATGCCACCGCGCTTCGACGAGGGTGAGGCCGTGGAGTCGGTCGCGTCCCCTGGGGGGCGCTTCCGAATCCACTTCTCCCGTGCCGGGTCCAACGCGGTGCCGCCGGCGGACGCGGATGGCAATGGCGTGCCGGACGCGGTGGACACCGTCGCGGCCGCGTATGACCGCGTCGCGGACTTCTACGAAAGCCTGGGCTTCCGCCTGCCGCCGGATGACGGCTGGGTGGCGGGCGACAACGGCGGTGATGACCGCTTCGACGTGTACCTGGTGGACTTCGGCGGCGTCGCGGACGGCGCGTTCCGGCTGGACGGCTGCCTGGAGGAGACGTCGCGCTGCACCGGGCACATGCTCCAGGAGAACGACTTCGCGGGGTACAACTACCCCTCCTATGGCGAGGCGGTGGACATCCTCGCCAGCCACGAGTTCTTCCACGCGGTGCAGGCCGCCTATCACCCCGGGCTGGGCAGCGTGGCGTCCGAGGGCACCGCGGTCTGGGCCAGCGAGCGCTACCGGCCCGCGCTGGATGACCTGGAGCGCTTCACCGCCGCGTACCTGTCGCGTCCGGACCGCACCCTGGTGCTGGACCCGGAGGGGCCGGCGGTGTCCTTCAGCTACGGCACGAGCATCTACTTCCAGTTCCTGGGCGAGCGCTTCGGGGACGAGGTGGTGCGCGCGCTGTGGGAAGAGAGCGTGGTGACGCCGTCGGTCCGCTGGCCGGTGCTGGTGGAGACGGTGCTGCGGCGTGACTGGGGCGCGGACTTCAACACCGCCTTCGCCGAGTTCGCCCTGTGGAACATGGCCACCGGGCCGCGCCGGGCGCTGGACGCGGGCTATGCGCGCGGCGAGGGCTACGCGCGACTGACGGTCGCTCCGCGCACCCTGCCGGTGTCGGAGCCGTCCGTCCGGGTGGCCGTCGCGTCGACGCGCTACTTCGAGGTGGAGGGGGGCACGCCTTTCGTCACGGCGTCCTTCACGCCCGCCGAGGGGGAGGCTTCCCCCGCCCTGCATCTGCTGGTGGCCGCGGTGACGCCGACGCAGATGCTGCGCGTGGCCCGCGCGGAGGGAACCGGCACGCTGTCCGCGCAGGTGGCGGCGTCGGACGCCAGCCACGTCATCGTCGCCGTGGTGGACGGGCGGCTCGAGGGCGTCGGCCGGTACGGGCGGCTGTGCGTTTCGGGGGAGGACTCCGGGGCGCCCTGCCTCGACGTGCCACCTCCCGGCCCCGATGGTGGCACCGGGGGCGACCCGGACGGTGGGGCGGATGGTGGCACCGGCACCGACCCTGACGGTGGCGTGGACGCGGGCACCGGGAGCGACCCGGACGGTGGCGTGGACGCCGGAACCGACGCGGGAGGTCCGAGCGAACCTGCGCCGCCGCGTGACGAGGGCGGCTGTTCGTCGGCGCCGGGCGGGTTGACCTGGGCGGTCCTCCTGCTGCTCGTGGGCGTGTTCCTCCGGCGCTGA
- a CDS encoding type III polyketide synthase: MHSATGQDRSPFIRTVGRALPPHYASQEQLIAAFRELWATRHFNLERLEDLHRAVQVGGRHLALPLEDYPPLVTFQQRNDAWIRSATALSETVVRQSLDAAGLTPSDVDHVFFVTVTGIATPSIDARLANRVRFREDIKRTPLFGLGCVAGAAGVARAADYLRGFPTHTALLIAVELCSLTLQREDLSIPNIIASGLFGDGAACAVLRGAEVPGAKGPRVVASRAVFYPDTERIMGWDVVDSGFKVVLSAKVPGLVKDHIRGNVDGFLAQHGLTRGDIRHWVAHTGGPKVLEAFEEALELPAASLERSWASLREVGNLSSASVLFVLGETLEQVDARPGDWGVMMAMGPGFGAEMVLLRW, translated from the coding sequence ATGCACAGTGCCACAGGCCAGGACCGCTCGCCGTTCATTCGTACGGTGGGACGTGCGCTTCCGCCGCACTACGCCAGTCAGGAGCAGCTCATCGCCGCGTTTCGCGAGCTGTGGGCGACACGCCACTTCAACCTGGAGCGCTTGGAGGACCTCCACCGCGCGGTGCAGGTTGGCGGCCGACACCTGGCGCTGCCGTTGGAGGACTATCCGCCGCTGGTGACGTTCCAGCAGCGCAACGACGCCTGGATTCGCTCGGCCACGGCGCTGAGTGAGACGGTGGTGCGCCAGTCGTTGGACGCGGCGGGGCTCACGCCCTCGGACGTGGACCACGTCTTCTTCGTCACCGTGACGGGCATCGCCACGCCCAGCATCGACGCGCGGCTGGCCAACCGGGTGCGCTTCCGCGAGGACATCAAGCGCACGCCGCTCTTCGGGCTCGGCTGCGTGGCGGGCGCGGCGGGGGTGGCGCGCGCGGCGGATTACCTGCGGGGCTTCCCCACGCACACGGCGCTGCTCATCGCCGTGGAGCTGTGCTCGCTGACGTTGCAGCGCGAGGACCTGTCCATCCCCAACATCATCGCCTCCGGCCTCTTTGGTGACGGCGCCGCCTGCGCGGTGCTCCGAGGCGCGGAGGTGCCCGGCGCGAAGGGGCCTCGCGTGGTGGCGTCGCGCGCGGTGTTCTACCCGGACACCGAGCGCATCATGGGGTGGGACGTGGTGGACTCCGGCTTCAAGGTGGTGCTGTCCGCCAAGGTGCCCGGGTTGGTGAAGGACCACATCCGGGGCAACGTGGATGGCTTCCTCGCGCAGCATGGGCTCACGCGCGGGGACATCCGGCACTGGGTGGCGCACACCGGCGGGCCCAAGGTGCTGGAGGCCTTCGAGGAGGCGCTGGAGCTGCCGGCCGCGTCGCTGGAGCGCTCGTGGGCGTCGCTGCGCGAGGTGGGCAACCTCTCCTCCGCGTCGGTGCTCTTCGTGCTGGGCGAGACGCTGGAGCAGGTCGACGCGCGGCCCGGGGACTGGGGTGTGATGATGGCCATGGGTCCGGGCTTCGGCGCGGAGATGGTGCTGCTGCGATGGTGA
- a CDS encoding acyl carrier protein, producing the protein MVERELEVITEIHRIVADELEWKGTVEPAQDLVRDLQLDSLGLTVLAVGLENRFRIRLSEEDAQGVRTVGDLAKLVARRVAAPPDAVTEVGT; encoded by the coding sequence GTGGTTGAGCGCGAATTGGAGGTCATTACCGAGATTCACCGCATCGTCGCCGATGAGCTGGAGTGGAAGGGCACCGTGGAGCCCGCGCAGGATTTGGTGCGCGACCTCCAGTTGGACAGCCTGGGGCTCACGGTGCTCGCGGTGGGGCTGGAGAACCGCTTCCGCATCCGCCTGTCCGAAGAGGACGCGCAAGGCGTGCGCACGGTGGGAGACCTGGCGAAGCTGGTGGCCCGGCGAGTCGCGGCGCCCCCGGACGCGGTGACCGAGGTCGGCACGTGA
- the modC gene encoding molybdenum ABC transporter ATP-binding protein, with protein MSLDLDLRLPLARFTLEVKTRLEGTSVAVMGRSGSGKTSLLEVLAGLRRGARGRVEVKGRVLLDSAARRDVPPEQRRMGYVPQDALLFPHLTAAQNVRFGVRPGRASRVDEAVEILELSPLLHRYPATLSGGEKQRVALARALATDPALLLLDEPLAALDVALKERVLPYLLRVRDEARVPMLYVTHQLGEARVLAQEALLLEQGQIRAAGPAAEVLGTAARGLLGAGEEGEENILEGVLDRPEGGGLRLTLTGGLSLWVPDAPELATGLRAAYAVPASDILLSIHALTGISARNVMAGTVVKVEPLPVGEAAATVEVDGVRWVVWLTSASVRELGVVPGARVFLAVKSSACRRLR; from the coding sequence GTGAGCCTGGACCTGGACCTCCGGCTGCCGCTGGCGCGCTTCACGTTGGAGGTGAAGACGCGGCTGGAGGGCACCTCCGTGGCGGTGATGGGCCGCTCGGGCTCCGGCAAGACGTCGCTGTTGGAGGTGCTCGCGGGCCTGCGGCGCGGCGCGCGCGGCCGGGTGGAGGTGAAGGGACGCGTGTTGTTGGACAGCGCGGCCCGGCGCGACGTGCCCCCCGAGCAACGCCGCATGGGCTACGTGCCGCAGGACGCGCTGCTCTTCCCGCACCTCACGGCGGCGCAGAACGTGCGCTTCGGGGTGCGGCCGGGACGTGCATCTCGCGTGGATGAAGCCGTGGAGATTCTGGAGCTGTCGCCGCTGCTGCACCGCTATCCCGCCACGCTGTCCGGCGGCGAGAAGCAGCGCGTGGCCCTGGCGCGCGCGCTGGCCACGGACCCGGCGCTGTTGCTGCTGGACGAGCCGCTCGCGGCGCTGGATGTGGCGCTGAAGGAGCGGGTGCTGCCGTACCTGCTGCGCGTGCGCGACGAGGCCCGCGTGCCGATGCTGTACGTGACGCACCAACTGGGCGAGGCGCGCGTGCTGGCCCAGGAGGCGCTGCTGCTGGAGCAGGGCCAGATTCGCGCGGCGGGGCCCGCGGCCGAGGTGCTGGGCACGGCGGCGCGAGGGCTGCTCGGGGCCGGCGAGGAAGGCGAGGAGAACATCCTCGAAGGGGTCCTGGACCGGCCCGAAGGCGGCGGCCTGCGGCTGACGCTGACGGGGGGCCTCTCGCTGTGGGTGCCGGACGCGCCGGAGCTGGCCACGGGCCTGCGCGCGGCCTACGCGGTGCCCGCCTCTGACATCCTGCTGTCCATCCACGCGCTGACGGGCATCTCCGCCCGGAACGTCATGGCGGGCACGGTGGTGAAGGTGGAGCCGCTGCCCGTGGGTGAGGCCGCGGCCACGGTGGAGGTGGACGGCGTGCGCTGGGTGGTGTGGCTCACGTCCGCGTCGGTGCGGGAGCTGGGCGTGGTGCCCGGTGCGCGCGTGTTCCTGGCGGTGAAGTCCTCCGCGTGCCGGCGGCTGCGCTGA
- a CDS encoding siderophore-interacting protein yields MPALLANTLVPWFAKPTRVTTIESLAPRLRRVRFVGDALKGAHFEPGHEVEFRVGPTAFRHYTPTHVDVATGALEVVFFLHGQGPGSAWAEALQPGALVDILGPGGRFVLNREAQHHVLLGDETCLGLFVALLRALPPSANVSGAVEVSPGAEDWPGLVGLPLTAVPRTGPTPRGMALLTWLESSGLEGSTGTTAYLSGHAGSIVMLRKELLERRGFAKRDVRSKAYWADGKRGL; encoded by the coding sequence ATGCCCGCACTCCTCGCAAACACGTTGGTGCCGTGGTTCGCGAAGCCCACGCGCGTCACCACCATCGAGTCGCTGGCCCCTCGACTTCGTCGCGTGCGCTTCGTGGGCGACGCACTCAAGGGCGCGCACTTCGAGCCCGGCCATGAGGTGGAGTTTCGCGTCGGCCCCACCGCGTTCCGGCACTACACGCCCACGCATGTGGACGTGGCGACCGGCGCCCTGGAGGTCGTCTTCTTCCTGCATGGCCAGGGGCCTGGCAGCGCGTGGGCGGAGGCGCTCCAACCCGGCGCCCTGGTGGACATCCTGGGCCCTGGTGGACGCTTCGTGCTCAACCGCGAGGCCCAGCACCATGTGCTCCTGGGTGACGAGACCTGCCTGGGGCTGTTCGTCGCGCTGCTGCGGGCGTTGCCCCCATCCGCGAACGTGAGCGGCGCCGTCGAGGTGTCACCCGGCGCCGAGGACTGGCCCGGGCTGGTGGGCCTTCCGTTGACCGCCGTCCCGCGCACGGGTCCCACGCCGCGCGGCATGGCGCTGCTGACCTGGCTGGAGTCGAGCGGCCTCGAGGGCAGCACCGGCACCACGGCGTACCTGTCGGGCCATGCGGGCTCCATCGTCATGCTGCGCAAGGAGCTGCTCGAGCGACGGGGCTTCGCGAAGCGAGACGTGCGCAGCAAGGCCTACTGGGCCGACGGCAAGCGCGGCCTCTGA
- a CDS encoding MBL fold metallo-hydrolase — protein sequence MSLDRPSRPVSKLLSLVLLMAAPWLGGCLFAGPRHQGPVTDHFDGERFENLEPVKRLSADEVYKALSKGYRGPWRDYEETPPGNPPPERVGPGKLRVTFINHATVLIQADGLNVLTDPIYSDRPSPVPFVGPKRVRPPGIRFEDLPPIDVVVVSHNHYDHMDMPTLRRLEEAHHPRFIVGLGNKALLEGEGFQRVVELDWWQSTEVAPGQTVTAVPAQHRSNRGLTDVSATLWAGYVVSTSGGPVLFAGDTGFGPHFAMMAERFGPMRLSVLPIGAYRPTAFRPVHMGPVEALQAHKVLRSSTSVAMHYGTFALALDGQDEAKYHLLWLLAREPQRPRFWALGFGEGRDVPVLDVKSGR from the coding sequence ATGTCCCTGGACCGACCTTCTCGGCCCGTGTCGAAGCTTTTGTCGCTGGTGTTGTTGATGGCGGCGCCGTGGCTCGGAGGCTGTCTCTTCGCGGGGCCCCGCCATCAAGGGCCGGTGACGGACCACTTCGATGGTGAGCGCTTCGAGAACCTGGAGCCCGTCAAACGCCTGAGCGCGGACGAGGTCTACAAGGCGCTGAGCAAGGGGTATCGCGGCCCGTGGCGGGACTACGAGGAGACGCCTCCAGGCAATCCGCCGCCGGAGCGCGTGGGGCCAGGAAAGCTCCGAGTGACGTTCATCAACCACGCCACCGTGCTCATCCAGGCGGACGGGCTCAACGTGCTGACGGACCCCATCTATTCGGACCGTCCCAGCCCGGTGCCCTTTGTCGGCCCCAAGCGCGTGCGGCCCCCGGGCATTCGCTTCGAGGACCTGCCGCCCATCGACGTGGTGGTGGTGAGCCACAACCACTACGACCACATGGACATGCCGACGCTGCGGCGGCTGGAGGAGGCGCACCACCCGCGCTTCATCGTGGGGTTGGGCAACAAGGCCCTGCTGGAGGGCGAGGGCTTCCAGCGCGTGGTGGAACTGGACTGGTGGCAGTCCACGGAGGTGGCGCCCGGCCAGACGGTGACGGCGGTCCCCGCGCAGCACCGCTCCAACCGAGGGCTCACGGATGTCTCGGCGACGCTCTGGGCGGGCTACGTCGTCTCCACGTCCGGCGGCCCCGTGCTCTTCGCGGGGGACACGGGCTTTGGTCCCCACTTCGCGATGATGGCCGAGCGCTTCGGGCCCATGCGGCTGTCGGTGCTGCCCATTGGCGCGTACCGGCCCACGGCGTTCAGGCCGGTGCACATGGGGCCGGTGGAGGCCCTCCAGGCGCACAAGGTGCTGCGCTCCTCCACGTCGGTGGCCATGCACTACGGCACCTTCGCGCTCGCGCTGGATGGCCAGGACGAGGCGAAGTACCACCTGCTGTGGCTGCTCGCGCGTGAGCCCCAGCGCCCGCGCTTCTGGGCCCTGGGCTTTGGTGAGGGCCGCGACGTGCCCGTGCTCGACGTGAAGTCCGGACGGTAG